In one Streptomyces marincola genomic region, the following are encoded:
- a CDS encoding ABC transporter ATP-binding protein — protein sequence MLELDRITAGWVRGKPVVRDMSLTVADGEALGLLGPSGCGKSTLARVAALLHRPDAGTVRLAGEPVRGFRHRAPREQRTRVGVVFQQPRLAADPRLALRDLIAEPARATGRGRELADRAADLAATVGLGPELLGRRPHEVSDGQLQRACLARALLLRPSLLICDEMTAMLDASTTAALVAVVEDYRRESGAALLAVGHDRVLLGRWCDRVLDFPAGPAAG from the coding sequence ATGCTTGAACTCGACCGCATCACCGCGGGCTGGGTGCGCGGCAAGCCGGTCGTCCGCGACATGTCGCTCACCGTCGCCGACGGCGAGGCCCTCGGACTGCTCGGCCCGAGCGGCTGCGGCAAGTCCACCCTGGCCCGCGTCGCCGCGCTGCTGCACCGCCCCGACGCGGGCACCGTCCGCCTCGCGGGCGAGCCCGTGCGCGGCTTCCGCCACCGCGCGCCGCGCGAGCAGCGCACCCGCGTCGGCGTCGTCTTCCAGCAGCCGCGCCTGGCCGCCGACCCCAGGCTGGCCCTGCGCGACCTGATCGCGGAGCCCGCGCGCGCCACCGGCCGCGGCCGGGAACTCGCCGACCGCGCCGCGGACCTGGCCGCCACCGTCGGACTCGGCCCAGAACTGCTCGGCCGCCGCCCGCACGAGGTCAGCGACGGGCAGTTGCAGCGCGCCTGCCTGGCCCGCGCGCTGCTCCTGCGGCCCTCGCTGCTGATCTGCGACGAGATGACCGCCATGCTCGACGCGTCCACAACGGCCGCTCTGGTCGCCGTCGTCGAGGACTACCGGCGCGAGAGCGGCGCGGCACTGCTCGCCGTGGGGCACGACCGGGTGCTGCTCGGCCGGTGGTGCGACCGGGTCCTCGACTTCCCGGCCGGCCCGGCCGCCGGCTGA